CGAGCACCTGACCGGGGCCCAGTACCTCGACCGTCCGGAGGACGTCGAGCAGTACTCGCGGGTCATGGACCGGATCTCGGTCGACGCGCTGACCCCGGAGGACACGCTGCGGGCGCTCAAGCAGTTCGCCATGCTCTCCCGGCACTGAGGCGGATATGCCCTCGCGTGGATCTCGCGCGCTCGTCGCGGCGCTGTCGGTGGGCGCGGTTACCCTTCTCGCAGTGGGAGCCTGCTCGAGCTCGGCGCATCCTCGGGCCGCGGCGAGCTCGGCCGCGCCCACGCCCACTCCCGCGCCCACTCCCGCGCCCAGGAGTTCGCCGGTGTCGATGACGCTGACGAGCTCGGCGTTCCACGGCTACGGCAAGATCCCGGCCGCCTACACCTGCGACGCCCCGAGCGGCGCGGCCGCCTCGCCCCCGCTGAAGTGGAGTGGCATGCCCGCGGGCACGGCCTGGCAGGCGCTTTACGCCTACGACAACACCGGATCGGTGGTGCACTGGGTCCTGATGGACCTCAAGCCGGCCGTCAGCAACCTGCCGGCCGACACCACCGGGAGCGCCGTGGTGGTCACGAACTACCTGCCGATGTGCCCGGGGGCGGGCAACACGGACCAGTACCAGTTCACGGTCTACGCCGAGCCCGCCGACTACCATCCGCCCAAGGTCGCCGGGATGTACGCGGTGGATCCGGATCAGCTCGCCGCGCACGCGCTGGGTATCGGCACCCTGCTCGGGTACTACTCGCAGTAGGCCGCGGGTCGCGGCGTCATGCCGTCAGAACCGTTGCCCGGACGGGCAATGCCGCCGGCAGCCGGCTCCCGCCGAACACCGCGCGGCTGGCCGGTTCCCCGCCGAGCACGGCGAGCGCGAGCAGCAGCGAGCCTGCCGTCCAGGACGTCTTCTCCTCGGGCCACACCGCCTTGTCGGTGAAGACATAGCCGGTCCAGTACAGCCCGTCCTGATCGCGCAGGTGCTGCGCGTCCGCCAGCAGGCGCTTGGCCTGCCCGGAACGCCCCATCGCCCACAGGGCGATGCAGAGCTCGAATGTCTCACCGCCGGTCACCCACGGGCGATCCGCCACACAGCGCGTGCCGAGTCCGGGCACCACGAACCGGTCCCAGCCCTCGTCGATGCGCGCGTGCGCGGCCTCGCCCCGCAGGGCCGTGCCGAGCACCGGGTAGTACCAGTCCATCGAGTAGCGGTCCTTGGGGGCGAACACCCCGGGCGCCTCGTCCCGGCCGGCCGCGGCCACCGTTTCGCCGAGGCGCACCGCCGCGTCGGTCCAGTCGCCGGCCAGCCGTCGCCCGGCGACCCCGCCCACGCGCAGGGCCAGCGCCACCGCGCAGCGCAGCGCCTGGTACATCGAGCTCGACCCGGTCAGCAGCGCCTCGTCCGTGTCCGGGTTCCACCGGATCGCGCCGTCCGGACGCTGGAGTTCGAGCACGAACTCGGTCGCCTGCCGCACCGTCGGCCACAGCTGCGTCGCCAGGTCCATGTCGCCGGTGGCCACCAGGTGGTGGTACGCGCCGACGGCGAGGTACGCGCTGAAGTTCGCGTCCTTCGTCTTGTCCGCGGCCTCGGCGGCGCCCTCGGCGGTGTCGGCGTAGTTGGCGTACCAGGAGCCGTCGCAGTTCTGGCGGCTCGCCAGCCAGCGGTACGCGTCGGCCGCCAGCCCCGGCAGGCCCGCGGCGGTCAGCGCCATCGCGGACTCGACGTGGTCCCAGGGATCGGTCTTGTCGCCGTGGAACCACGGGATCGAGCCGTCCGGCCGCTGCAGCGCGACGATTCGCCGGACGGTGCGGTCGATCGCGGGCCGGTCGAGCAGCCCGGCGCGGGCCAGTAGCGCGACGCTCATGACACCGCCTCGCCGACGCTCGCCGGGCGCATTCGCGCAAGCACTGTGTTCACCGATTCGCTCGCAAGCTCGCTCATGACACCGCCTCGCTGGCGCTCGCCGGGCGCATTCGCGCAAGCACTGTGTTCACCGATTCGCTCGCAAGCTCGCTCATGACACCGCCTCGCTGGCGCTCGCCGGGCGCATTCGCGCAAGCACTGTGTTCACCGATTCGCTCGCAAGCTCGCTCATGCGCGCTTGGCCGCGTAGACGACCAGGCTCTTGCCCAGCACCGGATTGAGCAGGGACTCGCCGATCCTGGTGGTCTTCGGGCCCTTCATGATGTCCCACACCAGCATCCGGTGGTACGCCTGGACCATGCGCGAGGCGTCGTTGTCCACCCCCACCGCGCATTTGAGCCACCAGTACGGCGAGTGCAGCGCGTGCGCGTGGTGCGAACCGTAGGGGGCGAGCTTGACCGCGCGCAGCCGCTCCAGGATCTGACCGCGCCGGTAGATCCGCACATGCCCGCCCTCGACCTCGTGGTACGCGTCCGACAGCGACCAGCAGACTTTCTCCGGGAACCAGCGCGGCACCGTGACGGCCAGTTTCCCGCCGGGTTTGAGCACCCGTTCGAGCTCTGCGAAAGCGCGTTCGTCCTCCGGCAGGTGCTCGAGCACCTCGGCCGCCACCACCTTGTCGAAGCTGCCGTCCGGGAACGGCAGCCGGTAGGCGTCGCCGCGCACGGCCAGGTACGCGGCCGACTCCGGCACCTCTCCGGCCTCGCGCATGGCCGCGAACATCGCGGCCACCGACTCCATCTCCGACATCGAGTGATCGAGGGCGACGACGTCGGCTCCCTTGCGCAGCAAGGCGAAGGAGTGCCGGCCCGCGCCGGCGCCGAGGTCGAGCACCCGCTCGCCGGGCATGATCGGGAAGCGGTCGAAGTCGACGGTCAGCATGCGGTCTCCGGAGTGGGTCGGTGACGGATTGCCGTGCGTGGTGCCGATCGCCGGTGCGCGGGCGAGGCGGCGCCCGCGCGGCGGCTCAGCACGTCTGGTCCAGCACGGCGCGGTAGCGCTCGGCCGTGGCCGCGGCGGCGGCCCGCCAGGTGAACCGGGTCGCCGCGCGCTCGCGCGCCGCGGCACCGAGCCGCTCGCGCAGGGCGGCGTCGCGCAGCAGCCGGGTGAGTGCTCCGGCCAGCGCCTCGGCGTCGCCGGGGGGCACCGCGAGCGTGGTGTGGCCGTCCTGGCCGGCCACCTCGGGGATCGCGCCGCCGGTGGTGGACACCAGGGGCAGCCCCACGGCCATCGCCTCCACCGCGGGCAGCGAGAAACCCTCGTACAACGAGGGTACACAGGCGATCTCGGCGGAGCGCAAGGTATGTACGAGCTCTTCTTCGCTCAGCCCGGACACGAACCGGACCCGGCCGCCGAGCCCGTAGCGCTCGATCGCGCGCTCCACCGTGCCGCCCGGCTTCGGCTTGCCGATCACGGTCAGCTCGGCGTGGTCGAACTCGGCGCGCACCTTGGCGAACGCCTCCACCAGCACGCCCAGGCCCTTGAGCGGGGAGTCGGCGCTGGCGGTGGTCACGATCCGCCCGGGCACCCGCGCGACGGACGCGTCGGGGCTGAACCGCTCCACGTCCGTGCCGATCGGAATGGTGCTGATCCGCTCGGGGCGCACCCCGTAGTGCTCGGTGATCTGCGCGGCCGAGCTGGAGGAGACGGTGATCACCTCGGGCAGCCGGCGCGCGACGCGCCCCTGCATCTTGGTGAAGCCGTACCAGCGCCGCAGCGTCACCCGGCGCAACCCGGTCACGGTGGCGAGCTCGAGCGCGCGGTCGACCTGGATCGGATGATGGATGGTGGCTATCGTCGGCAGGCCGAGCCGCGGCAGGCGCAGCAGGCCGTAGCCGAGGCACTGGTTGTCGTGTACGAGGTCGAACTCGCGCCGGCGCACCGCGAGCAGCCGGGCCGCCCGCAGCGAGAAGGTGGTGGGCTCGGGGAAGCCCGCGGTCCACATCGTGCCGACCTCGAGCAGGTCGATCAGGTCGCGGTACTCGCGCAGGCCGGGCGTGCGGAACGGGTCCGGCTCGCGGTACAGGTCGAGGCTCGGCACCGGGGTGAAGCCCACACCCGGGTCGAGTTCGGGGTAGGGCTGTCCGGCGAACACCTCGACGGCGTGGCCGAGCGCGGCGAGCTCCCGGGAGAGATTGCGGGTGTAGACCCCCTGGCCGCCCGAGTAGGGGTTGCCCCGATAACACAACAGCGCGATGCGCAGCGCGTTCTCATCGAACGCGGCACGACGTGTCACGCCCGACTCCTCGCTACCCATGGCTCTTCCGGTTCGGCGGACGGCCCGAGGCCGCCGCGTCCGGGCGCCGATCCTATCGTCCGCCAATCTTACCAGTCAGTAACTATCCGGCCCAGGACACGTTACGCCGGTCCGGAAGCCCCGGCCGTACGTCACCCGCGCCGGTGCGCCGCCCGGCGCCCGGGCGGCGCATCGGTACCGGCGTTCGCGCGGTTCCGGACGGCCGGGCGGGCCGGCGCGCCCGTTCGCGCGGACGTTCGATCGCGCGTCGTTGCGAAGCTGTGACCTGGGCCCCGCCCGACGCGGCCGTCCGGAACGCGGCGGCCGGGCGGGGCCGGGCACCGCCGGCGGGGCTAGAACATGTTCCCCAGCAGCCGGTTGATCAGGCCCTCCGGGTTGTGCTGGTTCAGCAGGCACGGGCAGGGCTCGGGCAGCAGCGGCGGCTCCGGGGCGGGAGCCGGGCCCATGCCCGGCAGTTCGACCACCACGGCGCCGAGCGGCGGCCGGATCGGCGGGGCGGCGAGGGCGTCGGCGGCCGTGCGGGCGCCGAGGACCACCACCGCGGCCGCGTCGGACGTGTCGTCCGGGGCCACCGCCGAGGCGAGGGCGCCGAGTCCGGCCAAGGTGCCGGCGGCGGCCATCACCGCGACGCGGTGCACGGGGGCGCGAGTTCGCGCCATGGGAATCACTCCTTCGGGCCGGCCGGTCCCCTGTCCGGGACCGTCGAACCGGCGTGGCGGACAGATGGCCCGAGCGCGGGGGTGCACAAACCCGCGTTCCCCCGGCCAGGCTGACAAAGGCCCTGGACGGGGGAACGCGGGAGCGGCCGGGTTGCGCGCGTCCGTGGCGCGCGGCGGCGCGGTGATCGAGGGAAGTGGCCGAAGGCGGCGGTCGAAGGCGGCCGAGTGCGGCCGACGGGTCAGTCGGTGGACGGGTTGATCTTGCGCAGCAGGTCGCGCAGCGCCACCCGCTCGGGCTCGGCCAGGGCGGCCAGCGGCTCGGCGGCGAAGTCGAGGTCGGCCCACACCTCGCCGGACAGGTGCACGCCCTCCGTCGTCGGCGCGATCAGCTTCACCCGCCGGTCCGCCGGGTTCGGCCGGCGTTCGACCAGGCCGCGCCGCTCGAGCTTGTCCACCAGGCCGGTCACGTTCGAGGGCTCGCAGTGCATGGACACGGCCAGCCGGCTCATCGGCCGCGGCTCGGTCACCACCAGGGCGAGCAGCCGGGCCTGGGCTCCGGTGAGCTCGTGCGCGGCCGCGGCCTCGTCGTAGTCGGCGATGAACCGGCCGGTCACCTCGGCGAGCGAGCTGATCACCTCGAGGCTGAGCGGGTCGCGTCGGGTCATGGCCTCAGCCTAGCCCAATAGTTAAGCAACTGAAATGTTTGACGGCCTGAGGATTCTCCGCGCATACTTCAGTGACTGAACCTTAGCCTCGCTGAAGTAACTGAAGGAGCCAGCCTGCATGAGTGCCACGCTGACCGGCCGCGGCCGCGGCCGCGGCCACGCGCGCGCCGCCGAAGCCCGCAAGCCCTCGGCCTCGCCTCGGCCCGGGCTCATCCTCGGTGCCCTGGTGCTGGCCATGATGGCCTTCACCGTGGTGCAGACCTCGGTGGTGCCGATCCTCCCGACGCTCGGCGAGGCCTTCCACCTGACCACGGCCACCGTCGCCTGGATGATGACCGCCAACCTGCTCGCCGCGGCCGTGCTCACCCCGCTGCTCGGGCGGATGGGCGACCTCTACGGGCGCAAGTGGGTGCTCGTGCTCTCCGTGCTCGGCCTGGTCGCCGGCTCGGCGCTGGCCTACTCCGTGCACAGCTGGCCGGTGCTCGTCGCGGGCCGGGTGCTGCAGGGCTTCGGCGGCGGCATCCTCCCGCTGGCCATCGCGGTCATCCGGGACGAACTGCCCCGGGAGAAGGTCACCGGCGCGGTGTCCCTGGTCTCCGCCTCGCTCGGCGTCGGCTCCGGCCTGAGCCTCGTGGTCACCGGCTGGATGATGCAGCACTGGTCCTACCAGAGCGTCTTCCTGCTCGGCCTGATCCTCGGCCTGGTGGCGCTGGCCGCCGTGCTCGTCGCGATCAAGCACGATCCGGTCGAGGACCGCGTCGGCAGCATGGATCCGCTCGGTGCGCTGCTGCTGGCCGTCTGGCTCAGTGCCCTGCTGCTCGCGCTGTCCGAGGGCGCGGCCTGGGGCTGGCACTCGGCCTCGGTGCTCGGGCTGTTCGTCGGCGCGGCGGTCGTGCTCGGCCTGTGGATCGTGCTCGAACTGCGCACCGCGCACCCGCTGGTGGACGTGCGGGTGCTGGCCCGGCCCGCGGTCGCCGTGCCGAACGTCTCCGGGTTCTGCGTCGGTTTCCTGATGTACGCCTCGTTCACCCTGCTCTCCGACTTCACCCAGACTCCGAGCGCCGTCGGCTACGGCTTCAGCGCCTCGATCCTGCACTCCGGCATCCTGCTGCTGCCCTCGGCGGTGGGCTCCTTCCTCGGCGCCCCGATCGGCGCCCGGCTGATCGGCCGCTTCGGCCCCAAGGCGCCGATGGCGCTGGGCGGAGCGCTCGCCGGCCTCTCGATGCTCTTCCTCGGGCTCTGGCACGGATCGCAGGGCGACGTCTACGGCGCGTCCGGCGTGATGGGCCTCGGCATCGGCCTCGCCTACGCCGCCATGCCCGCCTACATCAACGGCGCGGTCCCGCCCGAGCAGGCCGGTATCGCCAACAGCGTCAACGCGGTGCTGCGGACGGTCGGCGGCGCGGTCGGCACGGCCGTGGCCGGGGTCGTGCTGACCTCGAGCACGATCAGTTCGGCGCTGCTCGCGCACACCCCGATGGCCGGGCTGGTGCTGCCCACCGGCGGCGCCTACCGCACCGCGTTCCTGGTGTGCGGTGTGCTCGGTCTGGCCGCCGCGGCGGTGCCGCTGGCGGTGCGCGCGCGGCGACCGTAACAGCCTTCGGAAAGTCTTGACGCGCCCTCAGCGATGACCCGAGCATGGAAGCCCTTTGTGGGGTCTACATCCGGGTATTCGAAACAGGGGGCAACATGTCAGAGATCGATCCGTGGGCGATGTCGGAGACGGTGACGATGAATCCGGGAAGTGTCGGACTTCCCGGTTCGATCTACGCCCCGGCCCCGCAGGTTCCGCCGCTCGACCCCAGGCTGCCGCGGGTGGTGGCCGGTCTGGGCGTGCTCTATGCGGTCGTGAGCATCGCCGAGATCTTCTATATCGATCATGCCGTGACGTTGGCCGACCAGCTCAATGCACTGATCGTGGCGAACCAGTTCCCGTCGATGGCGCAATCGGCCCAGCTGCGGGCCGACGGCAACACCGTGGGATTGGTTTCCTGGGTCGCATTGATCGTATTCGTCGCCATCCTGGTGACGCTGGGGATGTGGCAGCGCTCGCTGAACGAGGCCTTCGGTTCGGTGGGCGCGCGCCGGGCCGTGCTGCGGCGGGCCGGCTACCCGTACTTCCGGCTCACCTGGCTCGCCTGCCTCGTCTTCTCGCTCTTCCTGCAGGCGACCACCGTCCCCCAGTACTCCGACTCGTTCACGAGCTCGATCGACCACGACCACGAGTACATGCTGCTGTGCGGGGCCCGGGCGGTGCTTGGCCTGCTGCTGGTCTACTTCGCCAACCGGCTCCGCCGCGTCGCGGACGAGGCGGTGGGGCTGCTCAACGGCACCTACGTCCCCTGACCGGCCGGCCCAGCGCGCGGTAAGGTGCCCGGAGAATCGGTTACCCGACAGTAGCTGCGGAGGTGGCGGATGCGGGCCGCGATGGTGCGCAAGGCCGGTCAGGAGCGGACGGAGGTCCGGACGGACTTCACGACCAAGGACCTCGGGCCCGAGGACGTCCGGGTGCGGATCAGGGCGAGCGGCGTGTGCCACTCGGACCTCTCCGCCATGAACGGCGTGGTGGCCAATCGCCGTCCCTTCGTGCTCGGGCACGAGGGCGCGGGCGAGGTGCTCGAGGTCGGTGCGGACGTCCGGGCCGTGCGAGCGGGCGACCACGTCACGGTGTGCTGGGTGCCGCCCTGCGGCCACTGCGCGTTCTGCCTGCGCGGCGAGGGCAACCTGTGCACCGAGGTGTTCATCCCGGCGGCACAGACCCCGAACTTCCTGCTGGACGGCGAGCCGGTGTACGGCATGTGCGGCACCGGCACGCTGGCCGACGAGGTCGTGCTGCCGTGGCAGTGCGCCGTGCCGGTGCCGGCCGACGTGCCCTTCGAGGTCGCGGCGCTGATCGGCTGCGGCGTGACCACCGGCGTCGGCGCCGTCTTCAACACCGCCCGGGTGCGCCCCGGCTCCAGCGTCGCCGTGATCGGCTGCGGCGGCGTGGGCGTCTCGGTCATCCAGGGCGCCCGCATCGCCGGCGCGGCCGAGATCCTGGCCGTGGACCCGAGCGCGGACAAGCGGGATCTGGTCGGCCGTTTCGGCGCGACCCGCACCGCGGCCCCCGAAGAAGCCAGGGCCCTGATGAAGGAGCTGACCGGCAAGCATGGCTTCGACTACGTCTTCGAATGCGTCGGCCGGGGGAGCCTGGTACGTCAGGCGTACGAGCTCACCCGGCGCGGCGGATCGGTCGTCGTCGTGGGGGTGGGCTCGCGCGAGGACAAGGTCGAGTTCACCATGAACGAGCTCTTCTACGACAACAAGCGGATCCTGTCCACGATGTACGGCGGCGGCGACGTCCGGGTCGAGTACGACCGGCTGATCCGGCTGTGGCGCGCGGGCCGGCTGGACCTCGAGTCGATGGTCACCGCCCGGCTTCCGCTGGAGCGGATCGACGAGGCGCTCGACCTGCTGCGCTCGGGCGCCGCGATCCGCACCGTCATCGAGCTGTAGCGCCGGAGCCGCGCCCGTGCTGATCGAAGAGCTCATACCCGTCTGCTCGGATCCACGAGTCGACCTGTTCACGGCCCGCAGCGCCGGGCCCGCCGAGCGAGCGCTGCTGGTCGTGCACGGCGGCCCGGACTGGGATCACAGCTATCTGCGCGAACCGCTCACGGACCTCGCCGAAGCACACCGGCTCGTCTTCGTCGATCTGCGCGGCTGCGGCCGATCGACGACCGGTCTGCCGGCTCACGAGTACAACGCCGACGCCGTGGTGCGTGACTTGGTGACGCTGCTCGACGCGCTCGGCATCAGTGAGACGGATGTGCTCGGGTTCTCCACCGGCGGCCTGTTCGCGCAGCGGCTGGCGGTGACGGCGCCACAGCGGATTCGACGCCTTATCGTCGCCTCCAGCAGCATCCCGCCCGTGCCGCCCGACGCGTACGGCGACTGGCCGGAAGCCGTCGCGGTACGGCGAGGAGTCAGCCGACATCGGGATCAGAACCCTGAGCCGACACCGGAACTCGTCCGTGCCGACGCGATAGCCGGGATTCCGGCGAACGTGTGGCGGGACGAGGTCCGCGCGGAGTATCGGCGCAGGCTGGACGCCGTCAGGTTCACGGCGGACTGGTGCCGGTCCACGCCTCCGGGCCGGTATCCGGCGATCCGCCCCGAGCGTTCGCTCGAACGCCTGGCTAAGGTCGGCCTGCCCATCCTGCTGCTGCACGGTCGGCAGGACATGACCTTCCCCGCGTTCCTCGCCGAGCAGACGGCCGATCAGATGCCCGAGGCCCGTGCCGTCGTCCTCGACCAGGCCGGGCACATGGCCCACATCGACCAGCCCGAGGCCTGGCGCCGGGCGGTCGCCGAGTTCCTGGCCTGAACGGACGAGGGTGGGCGCGGTCGCCCGCGCCCACCCCGCTCAACCGTTCCCGCTACCGCTCACTCACAGTTCGTCGGCGATGAAGTTGGCGCCGTTGTACGAGCCCCAGCCGGTGACCGGGTCGTAGCCGGTGCCCGCGCTGTACCCGCCGTTGTTGCCGCTCTTCACGTCGTGGAACGCCGAGCTGTAGGACGACGACTGCGCCACCGTGTAGATGAACGAGTTGGCGTAGCCGAACTTCGCCTTGCCCAGCGTCGCCGCGGCCGTGTCGTAGTCGGCGGTGAACGCGGCCCAGTTCGGCGCCGCCGCACTGGTGCCCCAGACGTCCTCCCAGCCGCCCGCGTCGATGTACCACGGGCTGTTCGGGCCGCCGGCCGCCGCCACGTCCGGCACCTCACGGTCGCCGGTCGTGTTCACCGCGGACTGGAAGCTCGGGGTGGCGTACTCGACCGACTTGCCGCCGCCGCTGTCGGACCACGCGGTCTCGCTCTTCCACGCGCCCGAGGTCTCGGTCAGGTTGGTCCCGCCGACGCCGCTGACGTACGGGTCGGAGGCCGGGTAGTCGACCGACAGGCTGCTGCCGTTGTCGTCGGCGCCGGAGTCGCCCGAGGCCGAGTAGACCGACTGGCCCTGGGCCGCGGCCTCGACGAAGTCGGCGTGGTCGGAGGCCAGGTTGTTCTCCTCCGTCTCCGGCTCGCCCCAGCTGCTCGAGATGACCGGCACGTCCGCGCTCACCAGCGCCGCGTACAGGGCGACCTCGCCCGCGTCCGTGTTCGGCGCCTCGTACACCTTGACGGTGGCCTTGGGCGCGAGCGCGTACTCGACCTCGATGTCGAGTTCGTCCTCGACGGCGCCGGAGGAGTCGGTTGTGCCGCCGTCCACCTTGACCACGCTGGCCGCCGTCGCGCCGAGGCTGTACTTGGTGTTGTACGCCGCGACCGCGGAGGCGGAGTAGGACGAGAACTCGACCAGGCCGATCGTCACGCCGGAGCCGTTGTAGCCCGAGCTGATCGACGAGGTCAGGTTGTAGCCGCTGCGGGCC
This genomic window from Actinospica robiniae DSM 44927 contains:
- a CDS encoding YbhB/YbcL family Raf kinase inhibitor-like protein, whose amino-acid sequence is MTLTSSAFHGYGKIPAAYTCDAPSGAAASPPLKWSGMPAGTAWQALYAYDNTGSVVHWVLMDLKPAVSNLPADTTGSAVVVTNYLPMCPGAGNTDQYQFTVYAEPADYHPPKVAGMYAVDPDQLAAHALGIGTLLGYYSQ
- a CDS encoding prenyltransferase/squalene oxidase repeat-containing protein, encoding MSVALLARAGLLDRPAIDRTVRRIVALQRPDGSIPWFHGDKTDPWDHVESAMALTAAGLPGLAADAYRWLASRQNCDGSWYANYADTAEGAAEAADKTKDANFSAYLAVGAYHHLVATGDMDLATQLWPTVRQATEFVLELQRPDGAIRWNPDTDEALLTGSSSMYQALRCAVALALRVGGVAGRRLAGDWTDAAVRLGETVAAAGRDEAPGVFAPKDRYSMDWYYPVLGTALRGEAAHARIDEGWDRFVVPGLGTRCVADRPWVTGGETFELCIALWAMGRSGQAKRLLADAQHLRDQDGLYWTGYVFTDKAVWPEEKTSWTAGSLLLALAVLGGEPASRAVFGGSRLPAALPVRATVLTA
- a CDS encoding class I SAM-dependent methyltransferase; its protein translation is MLTVDFDRFPIMPGERVLDLGAGAGRHSFALLRKGADVVALDHSMSEMESVAAMFAAMREAGEVPESAAYLAVRGDAYRLPFPDGSFDKVVAAEVLEHLPEDERAFAELERVLKPGGKLAVTVPRWFPEKVCWSLSDAYHEVEGGHVRIYRRGQILERLRAVKLAPYGSHHAHALHSPYWWLKCAVGVDNDASRMVQAYHRMLVWDIMKGPKTTRIGESLLNPVLGKSLVVYAAKRA
- a CDS encoding glycosyltransferase family 4 protein yields the protein MGSEESGVTRRAAFDENALRIALLCYRGNPYSGGQGVYTRNLSRELAALGHAVEVFAGQPYPELDPGVGFTPVPSLDLYREPDPFRTPGLREYRDLIDLLEVGTMWTAGFPEPTTFSLRAARLLAVRRREFDLVHDNQCLGYGLLRLPRLGLPTIATIHHPIQVDRALELATVTGLRRVTLRRWYGFTKMQGRVARRLPEVITVSSSSAAQITEHYGVRPERISTIPIGTDVERFSPDASVARVPGRIVTTASADSPLKGLGVLVEAFAKVRAEFDHAELTVIGKPKPGGTVERAIERYGLGGRVRFVSGLSEEELVHTLRSAEIACVPSLYEGFSLPAVEAMAVGLPLVSTTGGAIPEVAGQDGHTTLAVPPGDAEALAGALTRLLRDAALRERLGAAARERAATRFTWRAAAAATAERYRAVLDQTC
- a CDS encoding MarR family winged helix-turn-helix transcriptional regulator; amino-acid sequence: MTRRDPLSLEVISSLAEVTGRFIADYDEAAAAHELTGAQARLLALVVTEPRPMSRLAVSMHCEPSNVTGLVDKLERRGLVERRPNPADRRVKLIAPTTEGVHLSGEVWADLDFAAEPLAALAEPERVALRDLLRKINPSTD
- a CDS encoding MFS transporter, which produces MSATLTGRGRGRGHARAAEARKPSASPRPGLILGALVLAMMAFTVVQTSVVPILPTLGEAFHLTTATVAWMMTANLLAAAVLTPLLGRMGDLYGRKWVLVLSVLGLVAGSALAYSVHSWPVLVAGRVLQGFGGGILPLAIAVIRDELPREKVTGAVSLVSASLGVGSGLSLVVTGWMMQHWSYQSVFLLGLILGLVALAAVLVAIKHDPVEDRVGSMDPLGALLLAVWLSALLLALSEGAAWGWHSASVLGLFVGAAVVLGLWIVLELRTAHPLVDVRVLARPAVAVPNVSGFCVGFLMYASFTLLSDFTQTPSAVGYGFSASILHSGILLLPSAVGSFLGAPIGARLIGRFGPKAPMALGGALAGLSMLFLGLWHGSQGDVYGASGVMGLGIGLAYAAMPAYINGAVPPEQAGIANSVNAVLRTVGGAVGTAVAGVVLTSSTISSALLAHTPMAGLVLPTGGAYRTAFLVCGVLGLAAAAVPLAVRARRP
- a CDS encoding Zn-dependent alcohol dehydrogenase → MRAAMVRKAGQERTEVRTDFTTKDLGPEDVRVRIRASGVCHSDLSAMNGVVANRRPFVLGHEGAGEVLEVGADVRAVRAGDHVTVCWVPPCGHCAFCLRGEGNLCTEVFIPAAQTPNFLLDGEPVYGMCGTGTLADEVVLPWQCAVPVPADVPFEVAALIGCGVTTGVGAVFNTARVRPGSSVAVIGCGGVGVSVIQGARIAGAAEILAVDPSADKRDLVGRFGATRTAAPEEARALMKELTGKHGFDYVFECVGRGSLVRQAYELTRRGGSVVVVGVGSREDKVEFTMNELFYDNKRILSTMYGGGDVRVEYDRLIRLWRAGRLDLESMVTARLPLERIDEALDLLRSGAAIRTVIEL
- a CDS encoding alpha/beta fold hydrolase; its protein translation is MLIEELIPVCSDPRVDLFTARSAGPAERALLVVHGGPDWDHSYLREPLTDLAEAHRLVFVDLRGCGRSTTGLPAHEYNADAVVRDLVTLLDALGISETDVLGFSTGGLFAQRLAVTAPQRIRRLIVASSSIPPVPPDAYGDWPEAVAVRRGVSRHRDQNPEPTPELVRADAIAGIPANVWRDEVRAEYRRRLDAVRFTADWCRSTPPGRYPAIRPERSLERLAKVGLPILLLHGRQDMTFPAFLAEQTADQMPEARAVVLDQAGHMAHIDQPEAWRRAVAEFLA
- a CDS encoding S53 family peptidase, with protein sequence MRRNIRIIGVLAAPLPVLALAVPANAVSSAAAPRVVLSAAAVPGLAQATHTGALASSRELSLQVSLKPRNQDKLAAFIRAVSDPHSSSYKHYLTVAQYAAEYGATDAQVQSVTSYLRSAGLSVGQVTANHLTLSVSGTTAQVEKAFDVSIGTYQTNARSFYANEAAPSLPSSIASVVSGVAGLSTSSVRTAAATATPHAVTSKATLALTPTLARSGYNLTSSISSGYNGSGVTIGLVEFSSYSASAVAAYNTKYSLGATAASVVKVDGGTTDSSGAVEDELDIEVEYALAPKATVKVYEAPNTDAGEVALYAALVSADVPVISSSWGEPETEENNLASDHADFVEAAAQGQSVYSASGDSGADDNGSSLSVDYPASDPYVSGVGGTNLTETSGAWKSETAWSDSGGGKSVEYATPSFQSAVNTTGDREVPDVAAAGGPNSPWYIDAGGWEDVWGTSAAAPNWAAFTADYDTAAATLGKAKFGYANSFIYTVAQSSSYSSAFHDVKSGNNGGYSAGTGYDPVTGWGSYNGANFIADEL